A genomic region of Daphnia carinata strain CSIRO-1 chromosome 5, CSIRO_AGI_Dcar_HiC_V3, whole genome shotgun sequence contains the following coding sequences:
- the LOC130696761 gene encoding CDK5 regulatory subunit-associated protein 3-like, which translates to MQEQNIPIDIQTSKLLDWVISRRHCTKTWPQQITIVREKINSAIQDMPEHKGITKLLTGTYINYFHCLQIIEILKETEADTRSLFGRYGSQRMKDWQEVVRLYEKDNVYLAEASQMLMRNVAYEIPGIKKSIAKYEQIQHDTEKKEAECVKNAQDFREKYKSLANQLGIEGKNIKSELTDLLGSLPEMYKEVAKQAKKTKDAAAFYRSFLGQIITNNSDLTCLPVLQYIIEHGNTTVYEWRYGEPPLRIEEPILFVEPEALVTIDDAIDFGDAAIDFGNSDVELETGDIDWGQIDMLPDAHEATIDFSTTEDAELGIVVQEAGVEGGVAKDNEAFTMLDYHKTRNMFFDDLAELEAFLRQRLIELQATAKESKMGFSFSQSHSSTEMSPQELEAMLSHVLSTLDAINRPKLKNLALIRESPRYVDRVANSLQQHLRLADKVDGNRTTLAERRRTAAVEQARLQPTLKKLIERTKELQADIEKNISKKYNNRPVHITGGVTSL; encoded by the exons TCCAAGCTACTCGATTGGGTTATCAGTCGAAGACATTGTACCAAAACATGGCCTCAGCAAATTACTATTGTTCGCGAAAAAATCAATTCTGCTATTCAAGACATGCCAGAACATAAAGGCATAACTAAGCTTCTAACAGGAACAT ATATCAACTATTTTCACTGCCTTCaaattattgaaatattgaaaGAGACTGAGGCTGATACTCGAAGCTTATTTGGACGCTATGGGTCTCAGAGGATGAAGGATTGGCAAGAAGTTGTGCGCTTGTATGAAAAAGATAATGTCTATCTTGCTGAAGCTTCCCAAATGCTCATGCGTAATGTTGCATATGAGATTCCTGGAATTAAAAAGTCCATAGCTAAATATGAGCAAATTCAGCAT gacactgaaaaaaaagaagctgagTGTGTAAAAAATGCTCAAGATTTTAGAGAGAAGTACAAATCACTCGCAAACCAACTGGGCATTGAAGGAAAGAACATCAAGAGCGAACTGACTGACCTGCTTGGTAGCTTGCCAGAGATGTACAAAGAAGTGGCCAAACAGGCAAAGAAAACTAAAGACGCAGCAG CTTTTTACCGATCATTCCTTGGACAGATTATCACCAACAATAGCGACCTCACCTGCCTTCCGGTTTTGCAGTACATCATCg AACATGGAAATACGACCGTGTACGAGTGGCGATATGGCGAACCACCTTTACGTATAGAAGAGCCCATATTGTTTGTTGAACCAGAAGCTCTTGTAACTATCGATGATGCT ATTGACTTTGGCGATGCAGCTATTGATTTCGGGAACAGCGACGTCGAATTGGAAACCGGTGATATTGACTGGGGACAAATTGATATGCTTCCTGACGCACACGAGGCTACCATAGACTTTTCAACGACCGAAGATGCTGAACTTGGAATTGTTGTCCAGGAGGCGGGCGTTGAGGGTGGAGTAGCAAAAGACAATGAAGCCTTCACGATGTTGGATTATCATAAGACCAGAAACATGTTTTTCGATGATCTCGCGGAG CTGGAAGCTTTCTTGAGACAGCGTTTAATTGAACTTCAAGCAACTGCTAAAGAGTCTAAGATGGGCTTTAGTTTCTCTCAATCACATTCTAGCACCGAAATGTCACCGCAAGAGCTTGAAGCCATGCTGAGCCACGTTTTGAGTACTTTAGATGCTATAAACCGACCGAAACTGAAAAATTTAGCTCTTATTCGTGAATCACCAAG GTACGTTGATCGTGTAGCCAATTCGTTGCAGCAGCACCTACGTTTGGCCGACAAAGTGGACGGAAATCGTACGACTTTAGCCGAAAGACGCCGTACTGCGGCTGTAGAACAAGCTCGTCTTCAGCCAACATTGAAGAAGCTGATTGAACGTACAAAAGAACTGCAGGCCGATATAGAGAAAAACATATcgaaaaaatataacaatagGCCCGTTCATATTACTGGCGGCGTAACCTCCCTCTGA